A genomic region of Streptomyces diastaticus subsp. diastaticus contains the following coding sequences:
- a CDS encoding ABC transporter substrate-binding protein: protein MHTSPPPSDATTESGPPPVPLGALVPLTRPGWTEAGRHLLAGLELGVEEVNAAGGIGGRPLELLVRDTAADPGRAEAAVEELAGLGVAAVAGEYHSVVARAAAVRAEALGVPFLCSSAVLDALTEEPAAWVARLAPAQSHGWRSYAGFLLAAGHRRIAVARQASLYWEAGTRVLRDHLGQRGGTVTELDADALTPRELCDALAEDGATALLLLAGTPQPAVPLVRAVRADRRLDGVLIGAPAGQPEFPGWLAALGADGSGVPFLRYLPERPGPQAVRVGEALRTRLGEEPSFVACEGWDTVAVLAEALRTYGTGRADVVRAWEGGAVAGTRGEIRFSRVAGTGVRQWVWPPVQVADRDPAEPGRFRVLHQG, encoded by the coding sequence GTGCACACGTCACCACCGCCGTCCGACGCCACGACCGAGAGCGGGCCGCCGCCCGTTCCGCTCGGCGCCCTCGTCCCCCTGACCCGCCCCGGCTGGACCGAGGCGGGCCGCCATCTGCTCGCCGGCCTCGAGCTGGGAGTGGAGGAGGTGAACGCGGCCGGCGGGATCGGCGGGCGCCCGCTGGAACTGCTGGTGCGGGACACCGCGGCGGATCCGGGGCGGGCCGAGGCGGCCGTCGAGGAGCTGGCGGGGCTCGGGGTGGCCGCCGTGGCGGGGGAGTACCACAGCGTCGTCGCCCGGGCCGCCGCCGTCCGGGCCGAGGCGCTCGGGGTGCCGTTCCTCTGCTCCTCGGCGGTGCTCGACGCGCTCACCGAGGAGCCGGCCGCGTGGGTCGCGCGGCTGGCCCCGGCCCAGTCGCACGGCTGGCGGAGCTACGCCGGCTTCCTTCTCGCGGCGGGCCACCGCCGGATCGCCGTGGCCCGGCAGGCGAGCCTCTACTGGGAGGCCGGGACCCGCGTCCTCCGCGACCACCTCGGGCAGCGGGGCGGCACCGTCACCGAGCTGGACGCCGACGCGCTCACCCCCCGGGAACTGTGCGACGCGCTGGCCGAGGACGGTGCCACGGCGCTCCTGCTGCTCGCCGGGACCCCGCAACCGGCGGTCCCGCTGGTCCGTGCCGTCCGCGCAGACCGGCGGCTCGACGGGGTGCTGATCGGGGCCCCGGCCGGGCAGCCGGAGTTCCCGGGGTGGCTCGCGGCGCTCGGCGCCGACGGCTCCGGGGTCCCCTTCCTGCGCTACCTGCCGGAGCGGCCCGGTCCGCAGGCCGTCCGCGTGGGGGAGGCGCTGCGGACGCGGCTGGGGGAGGAGCCCTCCTTCGTCGCCTGCGAGGGGTGGGACACCGTGGCTGTCCTCGCCGAGGCGCTGCGGACGTACGGGACCGGGCGGGCGGACGTGGTCCGGGCCTGGGAGGGCGGGGCGGTCGCGGGCACCCGGGGGGAGATCCGGTTCTCGCGGGTGGCGGGGACCGGGGTGCGGCAGTGGGTGTGGCCGCCGGTCCAGGTGGCCGACCGGGACCCGGCGGAGCCGGGGCGGTTCCGCGTACTCCACCAAGGCTGA
- a CDS encoding DUF2017 domain-containing protein, whose translation MAGYFDSTEKGAAAALDAVEISIIRSLAVQLLELIGPGDDHLGDDPLAELFAEGPSEAPTDPVLRRLFPDAYADPATATTAQEAEELRARSAEFRRFTENDLRAAKRESALLVVRTLDAVPVDSEGGGIVELTADQSRQWIGALNDLRLAIAARLDLRDESDTDELFQLPDSDPRKPMVIAQLWLAGLQESLIETLMAGD comes from the coding sequence ATGGCCGGCTACTTCGACTCCACCGAGAAGGGCGCGGCGGCCGCGCTGGACGCCGTCGAGATCTCCATCATCCGCTCGCTCGCCGTCCAGCTCCTGGAGCTGATCGGCCCCGGCGACGACCACCTCGGCGACGACCCGCTCGCCGAGCTGTTCGCCGAAGGCCCGAGCGAGGCGCCGACCGACCCGGTCCTGCGCCGCCTCTTCCCCGACGCGTACGCCGACCCGGCCACCGCCACCACCGCGCAGGAGGCCGAGGAGCTGCGGGCCCGGTCGGCCGAGTTCCGCCGCTTCACCGAGAACGACCTGCGGGCCGCCAAACGCGAATCCGCCCTGCTGGTCGTCCGCACCCTCGACGCCGTCCCGGTCGACAGCGAGGGCGGCGGGATCGTCGAACTGACCGCGGACCAGTCCCGCCAGTGGATCGGCGCCCTGAACGATCTGCGCCTGGCCATCGCGGCCCGGCTGGACCTGCGCGACGAGTCCGACACGGACGAGTTGTTCCAGCTCCCGGACTCCGACCCGCGCAAACCCATGGTCATCGCCCAGCTGTGGCTGGCGGGCCTCCAGGAGAGCCTGATCGAGACGCTCATGGCGGGCGACTGA
- the clpS gene encoding ATP-dependent Clp protease adapter ClpS, which translates to MGRVSVSPAEIEQPAAAEETFAVPEPDLPWVTIVHNDPVNLMSYVAYVFQAYFGYSKEKANKLMLDVHHKGRAVVSSGSREEMERDVQAMHGYGLWATLQQDRV; encoded by the coding sequence ATGGGCAGGGTGAGTGTGTCGCCCGCAGAGATCGAGCAACCCGCAGCGGCGGAGGAGACCTTCGCCGTACCCGAACCCGACCTGCCCTGGGTCACCATCGTCCACAACGACCCGGTGAACCTGATGAGCTATGTCGCCTACGTGTTCCAGGCGTACTTCGGGTACTCCAAGGAGAAGGCCAACAAGCTGATGCTCGACGTCCACCACAAGGGGCGCGCCGTCGTCTCCAGTGGCAGCCGGGAAGAGATGGAGCGCGACGTGCAGGCCATGCACGGCTACGGGCTGTGGGCCACCCTCCAGCAGGACCGCGTCTGA